A portion of the Falco naumanni isolate bFalNau1 chromosome 9, bFalNau1.pat, whole genome shotgun sequence genome contains these proteins:
- the LOC121093777 gene encoding collagen alpha-1(I) chain-like, giving the protein MAAATRHSGSRALRSRAPPARSLSDRILLPGPRRRAAGRAGDRRHCRGRRGGTAGGLRHPSGCCSPAAALRAAGLRGAAGPKTTAPSVPGGRGAVGGAGRAPGGGAPRRRARNRAPPIGRRQPGKIRFSAPPPPAGAERGRARVQLLVRLRPRPRGVPPALAAGAAVEGPCRTAGPPGFLPGGAAVQRPRCSALVNDRHGDLVHLRGLVPPMAKIMDWNRVPIAQPGRLQAAQCSQKKPPLTST; this is encoded by the exons ATGGCCGCCGCCACCAGACACTCAGGAAGCCGCGCTCTGCGCagccgcgccccgccggcccgcTCCCTCTCGGACCGGATTCTCCTTCCCggtccccgccgccgcgccgcggggcgcGCTGGGGATCGTAGGCACTGCCGGGGACGGCGCGGCGGGACGGCGGGCGGCCTCCGCCACCCTTCTGGGTGCTGTAGTCCTGCGGCCGcgctccgcgccgccggccTGCGGGGAGCCGCCGGGCCGAAAACTACCGCTCCCAGCGTGCCCGGCGGGAGAGGGGCGGTGGGAGGGGCGGGCCGGgcgccgggcggcggcgctCCCCGCCGCAGGGCGCGCAACCGGGCGCCGCCGATTGGGCGCCGGCAGCCCGGGAAGATTCGCTTctccgcgccgccgcctcccgccggcGCCGAGCGGGGCAGGGCCCGGGTCCAGCTGCTGGTCCGGctgcggccccggccccgcggggtGCCGCCAGCCCTGGCCGCGGGGGCAGCGGTGGAAGGCCCGTGCCGAACCGCAGGCCCCCCGGGGTTTCTGCCCGGTGGTGCGGCCGTTCAAAGGCCGCGCTGCAGCGCGCTGGTAAATGACAGGCATGGCGACCTGGTACACCTCAGGGGGCTCGTCCCGCCCATG GCGAAGATTATGGACTGGAACAGGGTACCGATAGCACAGCCCGGCCGTCTTCAGGCAGCACAGTGC TCGCAGAAGAAACCGCCATTAACCAGCACTTAG